The DNA window TCAGCAATTCTCTAGACTCTGTTCTTcacaggattggggttacaggcttgtgtggccatgcccagctctttgtttATGTAaggcctggggatcaaacttgagtgGTTTCCCAGGCTTCCTTGGGTACAAATGctcacacaggaagtgctctttaccactgagccacctctccagcttttgtttttttcttatcctGACTATTCTCTTCTAACAAAGCTGCTATAGTTAAGATCTTAGTTAAATTTCCTCTGAAAGTGGTACATAAATACATTGATTTTGTCATTGGTAAGGGCTTCATTTTTTATCTGCCTTTAATAAATTTCATTATTATGGGGAAAGACATCTTAGTAGAGTtgttttgaaagaagagagacaattTTCTATGTACCGTTTCTACTTTAAGCTGCTGGaagattctgtttttgttttgatcaTAAGCATGAGCAACTGCTGGTTGTCAAGGGGGTAGGATCATTACTTCAGTCTAGGAGCTAGAAAACATACAGATGTGTCACATTATTAATTAATCTGCTGCATTATTTTTCCATCTTATCATCAAATACAGTCTCTTGCCACCCTTGTTATTAACAAGTAGAATAATTTATACCTTAGAGGCCCACAGAGTGACATAATTCAGACTACACAACAAGGCAGGAAATTATCATGTATTTTATCACATCAGAGCCTACTTGCAAAGTTAATCAAGTATATTGTGGCAATGTAATGATGACTTACAACGTAACATGTAACTCATATAACACAACATGAAAAAATGGATGAAAACTATTAAAtgctgtttggttttgctttactttgtttagttttgtttcttaCTAAAGAAACCTATACTATTCCCACTTCTTCTCCTTCCAGTTTCTCTTGTACAAGCTCCAGTCAAACTATTATATCAATTATTGTATTTTGCAGCACTAAATTTTCCATTTGGctcatttctatatatttttttaattttttttgttgttgtttttcattttttatttatttgtttgagagcgacagacacagagagaaagacagatagagggagagagagagaatgggcgcgccagggcctccagccactgcaaacgaactccagacacgtgcgcccccttgtgcatctggctaacgcaggacctggggaactgagcctcgaaccggggtccttaggcttcacaggcaagcacttaaccgctaagccatctctccagcccaagttctatatttttgaagcaggatcttactagcccaggctgacctggaactcactctgtatcctaggcaggcctcaaattcatgctGGTCctattacctcagcctcctcagtactgggattaaaggcatgggccacaatGTCCAGCCCatttctatatctttttttttttcctttgctgacactttcagactttttttttcattaaaaagtgttatgggggctggagagattgcttagtggttaaggcacttgcctgcaaaacctaaggacccaggttcaattctctggtacccatgtaagtcagatgcacaaatgcatgtgtctggagttcatgtggcgagaggccctggtgtgcccatattctctctctctctctctctccctgcccctatcaaataaataaataaaaatattaaaaagaaatttgtttgaagccaggcatggtggcgcacgcctttaatcccagcactcaagaggtagaggtaggaggatcaccatgagttcaaggccaccctgagactacatagttaattccaggtcagcctggaccagagtgagaccctacctcaaaaaaccaaatatgtatatatatatatattttttgtttgagccaggcgtggtggcacatgcctttaatcccagcacttgggaggcagaggtaggaggattgccatgagttcaaggccaccctgaggccacatagtgaattccatgtcagcctgagctagagtgagaccctacctcggaaaaaaaaattgtttggattatttttggttttaattaatttatttatttgcaagcatagagagatagaaacaagagagacagatagagaatgggtgcatcaaggtctctagccactgcaaatgaaccccagacacacatgccccttgtgcatctgggttacatgggccctgggaattgaacctgggtcctttggctttgcaggcaaacaccttaactgctaagtcatctctccagtgcaataaaaatatttttgtttgttcttttttttttttttaattttttatttatttatttgagagcgacagacacagagagaaagacagatagagggagagagagagaatgggcgcgccagggcttccagcctctgcaaacgaactccagacgcatgcgcccccttgtgcatctggctaacgtgggacctggggaaccgagcctcgaaccggggtccttaggcttcacaggcaagcgcttaaccgccaagccacctccccagcccaataaaaatatttttaaaagagtgttTTGGGCTCCTCGTCCATCCACTGGGCCCCACAAACTGAGAGAATGTTTGCCTCTGATCATTTTCTTAAGGAACAGACTTAAGTATGCCCTAACTGGAGATGAAGTAAAGAAAATTTGCATGCAGCGCTTCATTAAGATTGACGGCAAAGTCAGGACTGACATAACCTACCCAGCTGGGTTTATGGATGTCATCAGCATTGACAAGACTGGAGAGAATTTCCGTCTGATCTATGATACAAAGGGTCGCTTTGCTGTTCATCGTATTACTCCTGAGGAGGCCAAGTATAAGTTGTGCAAAGTGAGAAAAATCTTTGTGGGCACAAAAGGAATCCCTCATCTGGTGACCCATGATGCTCGTACAATTCGCTACCCCGATCCCCTCATTAAAGTGAATGACACCATTCAGATTGATTTGGAAACTGGCAAGATAACCGAATTCATCAAATTTGACACTGGTAACCTTTGTATGGTGACTGGAGGTGCTAACTTGGGGAGAATTGGTGTGATCACTAACAGAGAAAGACATCCTGGCTCTTTTGATGTGGTTCATGTGAAAGATGCCAATGACAACAGCTTTGCTACCCGGCTTTCCAACATCTTCGTTATTGGCAAAGGCAACAAAGCATGGATTTCTCTTCCCAGAGGAAAAGGAATCCGCCTCACCATTGCtgaagagagagacaagaggctAGCAGCTAAACAGAGCAGTGGGTGAAATGGTCTCTAGGAGACATGTGGAGATGCCTGCAGTCTTTTAACATCTCTGGGTGACATGCTGGATAGGCGTTTTTACTTCAAATTAAATAGCATAattagtcttaaaaaaaaagagtgttttggaactggggagatggctcaatggataaagagTTTGCATTGCAAATATGAGTACCTAAATTCAGATTCACAGACCCCCACctaaaagctggaagctatggTGAGCTTCTATAAGATACAGATCTTGTCCCCCTTTTGTGGGGTGTGGTATAAATACACATTTAGTTTTTAAAGCCTTCACAGTATTGTTTGGGCTTGCTCAGGTGTATGCTATGCAGAAATTAATTGAAATGTCGGTGGTATTCcagacccatgttcagttctggAAGTTTTTCTGTGTTATTTCTAGTCAGCCTCACATTTGAGCTGCTCAGAAGTCAGCCAAGAATTTCATATGAAGATCACCTTACTTaggtcccttctttttctttttattttatttttgaggcaagcccaatagactggcatgtatacatatatatatatatatatatatatatatatatatatatatatatatatatatatatatatatatatatatatatatatatgagagagagtgagaatgaaagggagagtgggaaagagagagagagagcgaattggcatgtcagcgcctccagccactgtaattgaactccagacgtgtgccaccttgtacacatgtgccatTAGGTCTCTTCTTATAATAATCTTCCTGCCCCTTTCTACTGGAGAGGGAGATGAGTATGGCTTCATTCATGATGCTTACTTGCAATAGGGCagctctaataaaaatatttctgctcTGTTGAGCCACTCTAGTTTTTCTTGGTCCTTTGACAAGAGAGTATAGGAATTCTAAGAACATTATTTTAGGTTATGTCCATTGACATTTCTGGACTGCCCAAGTCATGATATATAGGAGTCAAACCAAACCCAAACCGAACTAATGACgaaggtagggttttgtttgtttgttttgattttttggtaaagtctcactgtgtagtaCAGACTAGACTAGaatcattatgtagcccaggctggcctcaaatttatgacgattttcttgcctcagcctcctgtatactgggattacaggtgtgagcctccatgcctggctactaGGGTACCTCTTAAGTCTCAAGGTTCCCAAtcattctgctttctttttgcCACATTTCTGAGTCTTATGGTCTGACTGCTCTTTTGTCAACTTTATCCACGGTTGTTTTTTCTTAATCAGTGGGAGGAGTAATGCAGAATGAGCTCCATTCTTTCTGAAACTGGAAGCCTGTcatcagttttttgttgttggtttatcCTCATTCTCTGTGGCTCCTTCTTCATACCTTGTTTCTTTTGTAGCTAGATTCACTCCTAGTTAATAGCATCAAATGATGTGactttgtttgtattttgtttgtggtgtgtatgtgtgtatacacgtgtgcatgtatgtacacatgtgttcatgtggagGCCGAAGGTTGACATCCTATGTATTTCTCAATTGTTCTtaaccttattctttgaggcagggtctctcattgaacctagaactcaccaattcattCAGCTAAACAAGCTGGCTAATGATCCTcagcatcctcctgtctctgcatcctgaatgctggtataACAGTCtgacacacctggctttttatgtgggtgggtgctggggacccaaagtcaggtcctcaggtttaacacctccccagctccaaatCCTGTGACTTTAATAATAATCACAAGTAGCTCTAAAGTACACATCAACCATGGCCACTCTCCTGAACCCCAGACTCATATATTCAACCACCTTAGTTATACACATCAAACTAAACACTTCCAAAACCAAATTCAGTTTTCCTATCCAAACTGGCTCCTTCCTCATTCTTTCCAATCTCAGTAAGTAGACAACCAGGTACATTGATTCCTCCTTTTTCCCCCCTACCCTAATCTAACCCATCATTGTATTTTGTTGACTCTACCTTCAAATCAAAACCCACAACCAGTTAATTTCTCAAAATTTCCAAAGCGGCCTTTCTGATCCAACCCAGCGCCACCTCTTACCTGGGTCACTGAAGTGGCATTCTAATTAGTTACCCTGCTGCCATTCTCATCTTCTCTATATTCTGTTTTCCACTTCAAAATGAGTCTTTTGTTGACATATAAATCATACTATGTCACACCTTTGTTCAAAACTTGAgtccaccttaatcccagcacttgggaggcagaggtaggaggagtgccttgaggtcaaggttaccctgagactacaaagtgaatttcagatcagtctgggctagagcaagaccctacctcgaaaaaaaaatttaaaaaaatttgagtcCAATTCAGAGTCCTTATCATGTCCCAACTTATTCTGACACTGCCAATCCTTTGTCCAGATTCCCTTCTTGCTCCATGTGATGTGGTCCACACACACTGGCCTTTGTTGTGTCTTAGAACTTGCCAAACATTTCCTGCCTTGCAGGTCAGCATTATCATTcctgttttctctgtctgccataTGCTTGCTTTAGTTAGCTTTGTGATTTGGATCCTTACCACACCAAGTTTGTGTTCAAATGTCTATGTATCAGACATCAAATCAGATcatcctctctaaaataatatgCTTGCCTCTATTACTTTGCCTCAATTTTTCTTCTGAACATTTTGCTCAGTTATCCACGATTGTATAACAAACTAGCACAAAACTTAGTACCTTAAAATAGCTATTTCATTTGCTCACAATTATGTGGGCTAGAAGTTTAGGCATTGTGATAGCTCACCTGGCATGAATTTAAAGACTGGAATCAGGAATGTTAGGTACCTTCTCCCTTAGATGAAGTGGAAATTGCCAAGCTGCTTATAATGCAAGTCCAGAACTGATATGGTAATAACTCTGCAACACACTATTGGTCAATGAAAGCAATGAGATTagataagagagaaaaaagtTGACTCtacctctggtgtgtgtgtgtgtgtgtgtgtgtgtgtgtgtgtgtgtgtgtgtgtgtgtgtatgcatgtatgtatgtatatgtgtgtatatatatatatgtatatatatatatatatatatatatatatatatatatatatgcacagagTGAAGGAATTAATTGATGATGGCCATGACTTTGTATATTATATACCAATAGCACCTATTAACATTtaacattcatatttatttatacaacCAGCATAAGACCCATGAGTCCAAGAGATTTTTCTCTCTAGTCCATATTATAAATCCTGTGCCCAGAACATTGCCTGGCACATATTAGTCACTCAATAGtcatatttattgacaattttcatatatgtatacaatatatttttatcataatcttattttctttctgttttattttattttatttatttatttttttatttttttttttttttgtttttcgaggtagggtctcactctagctcaggctgacctggaatttactatgtagtctcagggtggccttaaactcatggtgatcctcctagctctgcctcccgagtgctgagactaaaggcatgcaccactacacccagctccttattttcttttgtcctctttCCCCATACGCCTTCCCCATAATTCcttgttcttttctattttttaatattttatttatttatttaagtgacagaaagaggcagagagagagagagagaatgggcatgccagggcctctagccactgcaaacaaactccagaagtatgtgccaccttatgtgtctggcttacatgggtcctggggagttgaaccggggtccttaagcttctcaggcaaatgccttaactgctaagccatttccccagctcaatTGCTTGTTCTTTTCTAATAAGttcctctcctattttgatgtatttttctgCCCTCCTCTATCCTTCCATGGTGACATGTTCATAGACCAAATATTGTGCAAGTAACaatagctgctgtgaggtcatgagagcaatttcatgtccagaagacggAGTTTTTTTCTGCtatctcttctacaatgttctctaagccttggtgggtgtgataaaCATGTCCCGTGCTAAGCACTTACTTACCTGTCAATTCtaagcactttgatgagtcttgcATCTCCTTAGGGGTTACTGACATCTACCAAAAGAAGCCTCTGGTTGCAAGTGAGAAAAAAACTACTCTatgcacataaaatattttgatggaggggttggagaaatgacttagtggttaaggcttttgcctgcaaagccaaaggactcaggttcaattccccaagacccatgtaaaccagatgcataagggcacat is part of the Jaculus jaculus isolate mJacJac1 chromosome X, mJacJac1.mat.Y.cur, whole genome shotgun sequence genome and encodes:
- the LOC101614724 gene encoding 40S ribosomal protein S4; the encoded protein is MVPCCHLLAADTNAPVQEASIIHVFWAPRPSTGPHKLRECLPLIIFLRNRLKYALTGDEVKKICMQRFIKIDGKVRTDITYPAGFMDVISIDKTGENFRLIYDTKGRFAVHRITPEEAKYKLCKVRKIFVGTKGIPHLVTHDARTIRYPDPLIKVNDTIQIDLETGKITEFIKFDTGNLCMVTGGANLGRIGVITNRERHPGSFDVVHVKDANDNSFATRLSNIFVIGKGNKAWISLPRGKGIRLTIAEERDKRLAAKQSSG